In Porphyrobacter sp. LM 6, one DNA window encodes the following:
- the hemC gene encoding hydroxymethylbilane synthase — MTEPHPAAPKLRLGTRNSPLAMAQAVETRARLCAAHGWTEDAIELVPVLASGDKVLDRPLSEIGGKALWTKELDQWLGEGRIDLAVHSAKDVETIRPDAFHFAAFLPRADRRDCLVGAASIAAIPHGAVVGTSAPRRASQLLNLRPDCTVVTFRGNVATRLAKLQAGEADVTFLAAAGLERLGQSEVGAPLGSDEWIPAAAQGVIAIECRADDAETTALLAAIDHAPTRAELEAERALLAQLGGTCHSPVAVLCETEGDMLAMRAALFSPDGAERIEGTARLAPGDHAPVVALAADLLARATPGIAPHFRAAG, encoded by the coding sequence ATGACAGAACCGCATCCCGCCGCACCGAAACTCCGCCTCGGCACCCGCAATTCTCCCCTGGCAATGGCACAGGCGGTTGAAACCCGCGCAAGGCTGTGCGCCGCGCATGGCTGGACCGAGGACGCCATCGAACTCGTCCCCGTGCTGGCGAGCGGCGACAAGGTGCTGGACCGCCCCTTGTCCGAAATCGGCGGCAAGGCGCTGTGGACCAAGGAACTCGATCAATGGCTCGGCGAAGGCCGGATCGATCTTGCGGTGCATTCCGCCAAGGATGTCGAGACGATCCGCCCCGATGCCTTCCATTTCGCGGCCTTCCTGCCGCGCGCCGACCGCCGCGATTGTCTGGTGGGCGCGGCCAGTATCGCCGCGATCCCGCATGGGGCGGTCGTCGGCACCAGCGCGCCGCGCCGCGCCTCGCAGCTCTTGAACCTGCGGCCCGATTGCACCGTGGTGACCTTCCGCGGCAATGTCGCCACGCGGCTCGCCAAATTGCAGGCGGGCGAGGCGGATGTGACCTTCCTTGCTGCAGCGGGCCTCGAACGGCTGGGGCAGAGCGAGGTTGGCGCGCCGCTCGGCTCGGACGAATGGATTCCGGCCGCCGCGCAAGGCGTGATCGCAATCGAATGCCGCGCCGATGATGCGGAAACCACCGCACTGCTGGCCGCGATCGACCACGCGCCGACCCGCGCCGAACTCGAAGCGGAACGCGCGCTGCTCGCCCAGCTGGGCGGCACCTGCCACTCGCCGGTCGCGGTGCTGTGCGAGACCGAAGGCGATATGCTGGCGATGCGCGCGGCGCTGTTCAGCCCAGACGGGGCCGAGCGGATCGAGGGCACCGCGCGTCTTGCGCCGGGCGATCATGCGCCGGTCGTCGCGCTTGCCGCCGATTTGCTGGCCCGTGCGACGCCTGGCATCGCGCCGCATTTCAGGGCTGCGGGCTGA
- the tsaD gene encoding tRNA (adenosine(37)-N6)-threonylcarbamoyltransferase complex transferase subunit TsaD, translating to MGSATHTSDSTIVLGIESSCDETAVALVRGDRTIIAQAIASQEAEHAPYGGVVPEIAARAHAERVAPMLEKVMADAGLTLADVDAIAATAGPGLIGGVMVGLVSAKALAMAADKPLLAINHLEGHALSPRLADSGLAFPYLLLLVSGGHCQILAVEGVGQYRRLATTIDDALGEAFDKTAKLLGLGYPGGPAVERLARAGDPKAVPLPRPLKGSKEPHFSFAGLKSAVLRAVESGAHEPADIAASFQQAAVECLIDRLEYALERAGPFPALVVAGGVAANATVRAALEALAARHAMRFTAPPLALCTDNAAMIAWAGCERLAQEGADFAGDPLDFKARPRWPLDPAAEAARGAGVKA from the coding sequence ATGGGATCGGCAACGCACACCTCTGACAGCACGATCGTGTTGGGCATCGAATCCAGCTGCGATGAAACCGCGGTTGCGCTGGTGCGCGGCGACCGCACGATCATCGCGCAGGCGATTGCCAGTCAGGAAGCCGAACACGCGCCCTATGGCGGGGTCGTCCCCGAAATCGCCGCCCGCGCCCATGCCGAACGGGTTGCGCCGATGCTCGAAAAGGTGATGGCCGATGCCGGCCTCACGCTTGCCGATGTCGATGCGATTGCCGCGACCGCCGGGCCGGGACTGATCGGCGGGGTGATGGTCGGCCTCGTGAGCGCCAAGGCGCTGGCGATGGCGGCGGACAAGCCGCTGCTGGCGATCAACCACCTTGAAGGCCACGCACTTTCGCCGCGTCTTGCAGATAGCGGCCTCGCCTTCCCCTATCTCTTGCTGCTGGTTTCGGGCGGGCATTGCCAGATCCTCGCTGTCGAGGGCGTCGGGCAATATCGCCGCCTTGCGACCACCATCGACGATGCGCTGGGCGAGGCTTTCGACAAGACCGCGAAGCTGCTCGGCCTCGGCTATCCCGGCGGGCCTGCGGTCGAGCGGTTGGCGCGCGCGGGCGATCCGAAGGCCGTGCCGCTGCCCCGCCCGCTCAAGGGATCGAAAGAGCCGCATTTCTCCTTCGCGGGCTTGAAAAGCGCGGTGCTGCGGGCGGTTGAAAGCGGGGCGCACGAGCCAGCCGATATCGCTGCGAGTTTCCAGCAGGCGGCGGTCGAATGTCTGATCGACCGGCTCGAATATGCTCTGGAGCGTGCCGGCCCCTTCCCCGCGCTGGTGGTGGCGGGCGGGGTTGCCGCCAATGCTACTGTTCGCGCGGCGCTCGAAGCGCTGGCCGCGCGCCACGCGATGCGCTTTACCGCACCGCCGCTGGCGCTGTGCACCGATAATGCCGCGATGATCGCATGGGCCGGGTGCGAGCGTCTGGCGCAGGAAGGTGCGGACTTCGCGGGCGATCCGCTCGATTTCAAGGCGCGCCCGCGCTGGCCGCTCGATCCGGCGGCCGAGGCAGCGCGCGGTGCAGGGGTCAAGGCATGA